A window of the Oryza brachyantha chromosome 5, ObraRS2, whole genome shotgun sequence genome harbors these coding sequences:
- the LOC102720332 gene encoding PHD finger protein ALFIN-LIKE 5, producing MDGGSGGPYTSRTAEEVFRDFRGRRAGMIKALTTDVEKFYQLCDPEKENLCLYGYPNETWEVTLPAEEVPPEIPEPALGINFARDGMNEKDWLALVAVHSDSWLLAVAFYFAARFGFDKEARRRLFNMINNLPTIFEVVTGAAKKQTKEKVPNSTNKSSKPSSKMPSRPESHSKAPKLPAPPKDDDESGEEYGDEEEEERDNTLCGSCGTNDGKDEFWICCDSCERWYHGKCVKITPARAEHIKHYKCPDCGNKRARA from the exons CCGTACACCTCCCGCACGGCCGAGGAGGTGTTCCGCGACttccgcggccgccgcgccggcatGATCAAGGCCCTCACCACCG ATGTGGAGAAGTTCTACCAGCTCTGCGACCCCG AAAAGGAGAACTTGTGCCTTTATGGGTACCCTAATGAAACATGGGAAGTTACCTTGCCAGCTGAGGAAGTTCCTCCGGAGATCCCTGAACCAGCTTTAGGAATCAACTTTGCTAGGGACGGCATGAATGAGAAAGATTGGTTGGCACTAGTAGCCGTCCACAGTGATTCATGGTTACTGGCTGTTGCGTTTTATTTTGCAGCACGTTTTGGGTTTGACAAAGAGGCCAG GAGGCGACTCTTCAACATGATAAATAACTTACCTACAATATTTGAAGTTGTGACTGGCGCTGCCAAGAAACAAACGAAGGAGAAGGTGCCCAATAGTACCAACAAAAGCAGCAAGCCAAGCTCAAAAATG CCATCAAGACCAGAGTCTCATTCAAAGGCCCCAAAGCTACCTGCACCCCCCAAGGATGATGATGAGAGCGGCGAGGAATATGGAgacgaagaggaggaagagcgcGATAACACCCTGTGCGGATCTTGTGGAACAAATGATGGCAAGGATGAGTTTTGGATCTGTTGTGATAGTTGCGAGCGGTGGTACCATGGGAAGTGCGTCAAGATCACGCCTGCTCGAGCTGAGCATATCAAGCACTACAAGTGCCCAGATTGCGGCAACAAGAGGGCGAGGGCATAG